One window of the Cryptococcus neoformans var. grubii H99 chromosome 12, complete sequence genome contains the following:
- a CDS encoding beta-glucosidase: MTKVTIINPEAVLKELSSEEKIALLSGDDMWHTVAVPRLGVPRVRCSDGPNGVRGTAWTNGAPASCFPSSTGLGASMDVDLVRRIGEALGEECRARGVHCLLGPTTNCQRHPCGGRGFESFSEDPHLCGHIALAWIEGVQSKKVMITPKHFLANEQEYLRRSNNSVIDERTMHEIYLEPFRIQCKARPAVFMTSYNRVNGLHAAEHPFLLRKILRGDFEFQGMIMSDWSGTYSSSEAVKASLDLEMPGPALMRGSSLERDIIGGKLVPADIDECALRVLRYVQEAQQSGIDFEKDEETIDTPYIRALLREAADSAVVLLKNDKGILPISFPNGKKIAVIGPSAKTASYAGGGSANLAPTYLVTPLEAITTLASRVGARVEYTVGSDSSRWTPLLTPFIHHPTMGKDAGPGVQCDFYVQNPWENKVKPIFSKYNNSAFSYFIDGIPKEVPIRGYVSLKAIFTPDESGIWELGLGVAGQADLFIDGKKIVDNSTDQKEGLLFFNTGAEERTGELNVEAGKSYDLEVRFSNFKQLNAMSPYTGRRGGIRIGGRKKRDAHAEIEKAVKLATESDIVILCIGTNSEWESEAYDRDDMKLPPGTDELARAILSSKPETIVVNQSGMPVEFPWLDDASAIVQAFFGGNECGTAVADAVFGIVNPSGKLPITWPRVLEDYSSHEGFGHPINTVYSEGLGVGYRYFDRGNHPKSAFPFGHGLSYTSFTLSELAVNPEAFGAKATFTITNTGEIDGAEVAQVYIHDLAPIVERPEHELAGFVKVHLRPGESKVVSVKLDHKAFSFYSVQEKCWVGRMGDYEIRIGTSSTLIHLSKPVHLARSFKWIGLQEPQVYEPAWI; encoded by the exons ATGACGAAGGTGACTATTATCAATCCCGAGGCAGTACTGAAGGAGCTCTCAagcgaggagaagattgcgCTCTTGAGCGGGGATGACATGTGGCATACGGTAGCTGTACCGAGGCTCGGTGTACCTCGAGTGCGA TGCAGTGACGGACCT AACGGAGTCAGAGGTACAGCGT GGACTAATGGCGCACCTGCATCATGCTTCCCTTCATCCACTGGCCTGGGCGCGTCTATGGATGTTGATCTTGTTCGTCGTATCGGCGAAGCCTTGGGAGAGGAATGTCGAGCCCGTGGAGTGCACTGCTTGTTAGGTCCCACCACGAATTGTCAGAGACATCCTTgtggcggaagaggattcGAGTCTTTCAGCGAAG ATCCTCATCTATGTGGTCACATCGCGTTGGCGTGGATAGAAGGTGTACAGTCAAAGAAGGTCATGATCA CACCGAAGC ATTTCCTCGCGAACGAACAAGAATACCTGCGAAGAAGCAACAACTCTGTCATTGACGAAAGAACGATGCATGAAATCTATCTCGAGCCCTTCAGGATTCAATGCAAGGCGCGACCTGCCGTCTTT ATGACCAGTTACAATCGAGTAAATGGTCTGCACGCGGCTGAACACCCTTTCTTATTGCGCAAGATCCTCCGAGGCGATTTCGAATTCCAGGGTATGATCATGTCTGACTGGAGTGGGacatactcttcttcagaagCCGTCAAGGCTTCTTTAGACCTTGAGATGCCCGGACCTGCTTTGATGAGGGGTTCAAGTTTAGAAAGGGATATCATTGGCGGTAAACTCGTCCCTGCCGATATAGATGAGTGTGCTTTGAGG GTTCTGCGCTATGTTCAAGAAGCTCAGCAGTCCGGTATCGACTTTgaaaaagacgaagaaACCATCGATACGCCCTATATCCGGGCATTGCTGCGCGAAGCAGCTGATTCTGCCGTCGTCCTCCTCAAAAATGACAAAGGTATCTTGCCCATCTCATTTCCcaatggcaagaagatAGCCGTTATTGGCCCCAGTGCCAAAACAGCCTCTTATGCAGGTGGGGGAAGTGCCAATCTCGCTCCAACGTACCTCGTTACTCCCTTGGAGGCGATCACCACACTTGCCAGTAGAGTAGGGGCAAGGGTAGAATATACAGTCGGCTCCGATAGCTCGAGATGGACGCCGCTTTTGACGCCTttcatccatcatcccaCGATGGGTAAAGATGCCGGACCAGGGGTACAGTGCGATTTCTACGTCCAAAA CCCATGGGAGAACAAAGTCAAACCTATCTTTTCAAAGTATAACAACTCGGCATTCTCGTACTTCATCGATGGTATACCGAAAGAAGTACCGATCAGAGGATATGTATCT CTCAAGGCAATCTTCACACCCGACGAAAGCGGGATT TGGGAACTTGGTCTGGGTGTAGCTGGACAGGCCGATTTGTTCATTGACGGAAAGAAGATCGTCGATAACTCCACTGATCAGAAAGAGGGACTGCTTTTC TTCAACACAGGCGCTGAAGAGCGTACAGGGGAGCTCAACGTTGAAGCTGGAAAATCATACGACCTCGAAGTCCGGTTCTCCAACTTCAAACAGCTGAATGCGATGTCTCCCTAT ACCGGTCGTCGAGGTGGAATTCGAATCGgcgggagaaagaagcgcGACGCCCACGCAGAAATTGAGAAAGCTGTCAAGCTCGCTACTGAATCTGATA TCGTTATTCTCTGTATTGGTACGAATTCAGAGTGGGAGTCTGAAGCCTACGACCGAGATGATATGAAGCTTCCGCCGGGGACCGACGAGCTCGCGCGGGCCATACTCTCCTCGAAGCCAGAGACGATCGTGGTCAACCAATCCGGTATGCCAGTCGAGTTCCCCTGGCTTGACGACGCGTCGGCTATCGTCCAAGCCTTCTTTGGGGGCAACGAATGCGGCACAGCTGTCGCCGATGCCGTCTTTGGCATTGTCAATCCAAGTGGCAAACTACCAATCACCTGGCCAAGAGTATTGGAAGATTACTCAAGTCATGAAGGGTTCGGACACCCAATCAATACCGTTTATTCGGAAGGGCTAGGGGTTGGGTATAGATATTTTGACAGAGGGAACCATCCAAAAAGCGCTTTTCCCTTCGGACATGGGTTGAGCTATACATCTTTCACCCTCAG CGAGCTAGCCGTCAATCCCGAGGCTTTTGGAGCGAAAGCGACTTTCACCATCACTAACACGGGTGAAATCGACGGCGCAGAAGTCGCCCAAGTCTACATTCACGATCTAGCACCGATAGTCGAAAGGCCAGAACATGAACTAGCGGGATTCGTAAAGGTGCACTTAAGACCCGGAGAATCGAAGGTGGTCTCTGTTAAACTTGAT CACAAAGCATTCTCATTCTACAGCGTCCAAGAGAAGTGTTGGGTTGGCAGGATGGGCGACTACGAAATTAGGATCGGGACGTCTTCTACTCTTATCCATCTTTCAAAGCCTGTTCATCTTGCTAGGTCTTTCAAATGGATAGGTCTCCAAGAGCCTCAAGTATATGAGCCAGCCTGGATCTAG
- a CDS encoding sugar transporter, giving the protein MSTKFSDLPNNTASKWWKDPGMRKSFVHIITLYTAVYSLGYDGSLLNGLQALTEWNADFDTPTGTRLGLIAASYYLPKIPLTFVIAWMVDRYGRKIGLYCGALFMFAGALLGGFCHSTAQLVGSRVLLGVGTASAQVTAAALVPELAHPRIRHYAGGFLNTTYYVGSIFAAWLTFAMVYYPGASSWSWRVPTLVQGFGPLLLGLGAYFIPQSPRWLVKKGRVDEAHRILATYHANGKMDDELVLLEMREIKSSVELEKVAESASWLAWFHTKGNLRRFFVIIILGTATQWVGNGVAQYYLVPVLKTVGVTRPAQTTGVNGGLAIWNWFISMSGASLVERFGRRPLFLTSIIGMFCSFVMILGLAGGYNTTHHSTTGIAMIPFIFIFMGFYSLALTPLPMLYVPEICPLALRAKAAALLLLAQNCAQSFNQFVNPVALSAISWRYYAVYVAVDAIYIVLFWFMIRETKGLTTEEAAVVYDPDNVKEANMEAERRMHQDATKVVHVEHMEKEEDFEEEFKA; this is encoded by the exons ATGTCTACCAAATTCTCTGACCTACCCAACAACACTGCCTCGAAATGGTGGAAGGACCCAGGTATGCGGAAGA GCTTCGTCCATATCATTACACTCTATACCGCCGT CTACTCTCTAGGTTATGACGGGTCCCTTCTGAACGGTCTTCAAGCGCTCACTGAGTGGAACGCAGACTTC GACACGCCTACTGGAACTCGACTTGGTTTGATCGCTGCAAGCTACTACCT GCCCAAGATCCCTCTCACGTTCGTCATTGCTTGGATGGTTGATCGATATGGCCGAAAGATCGGACTT TACTGTGGCGCCCTCTTTATGTTTGCTGGCGCTCTCTTGGGAGGTTTCTGTCACTCCACCGCTCAACTTGTGGGTTCTCGTGTTCTTTTGGGTGTGGGAACTGCTTCTGCCC AGGTGACGGCTGCTGCTCTGGTTCCTGAACTTGCTCATCCTCGTATCCGACATTATGCTGGTGGTTTCCTCAACACAACTTACTAT GTCGGCTCCATCTTTGCCGCATGGCTCACTTTTGCGATGGTTTATTACCCCGGAGCCAGCTCATGGTCTTGGCGTGTGCCCACCCTTGTCCAAGGTTTCGgtccccttctcctggGTCTAGGAGCATACTTCATCCCCCAATCGCCTCGATGGCTTGTCAAGAAGGGCCGCGTTGATGAAGCGCACCGGATTTTGGCGACTTACCA CGCCAATGGCAAGATGGATGACGAGCTTGTCCTCCTCGAGATGCGAGAAATCAAATCTTCCGTTGAACTTGAGAAAGTGGCTGAATCTGCTTCATGGCTCGCTTGGTTCCATACCAAAGGCAACCTCCGCAGGTttttcgtcatcatcatcctcggaACGGCAACACAGTGGGTCGGTAACGGCGTCGCGCAATACTACCTGGTCCCTGTGCTCAAGACTGTGGGTGTCACTAGGCCCGCTCAGACTACAGGCGTTAACGGAGGACTGGCGATTTGGAATTGGTTCATCTCTATGAGTGGAGCCAGTCTAGTAGAGAGGTTCGGACGGAGACCCTTGTTCTTGACTTCGATCATCGGCATGTTCTGCTCGTTCGTCATGATCCTTGGTCTCGCAGGTGGTTACAACACCACTCACCATTCCACAACCGGTATTGCGATGATCCcgttcatcttcattttcatGGGCTTCTACTCCCTCGCCCTTACCCCTCTTCCGATGCTCTACGTACCCGAGATTTGCCCGCTCGCCCTCCGTGCGAAAGCCGCAGCACTGCTGTTGCTCGCCCAGAACTGCGCACAGTCCTTCAACCAGTTCGTCAACCCGGTCGCCCTCAGCGCCATCAGCTGGAGATACTATGCCGTCTACGTCGCGGTCGACGCGATCTACatcgtcctcttctggTTCATGATACGGGAAACTAAGGGTCTTACCAcagaagaagctgctgTCGTGTATGATCCTGATAATGTCAAGGAGGCCAATATGGAGGCCGAGAGAAGGATGCACCAGGATGCTACAAAGGTGGTTCATGTGGAACatatggagaaggaggaggattttGAGGAGGAGTTTAAGGCATAG